The Pelmatolapia mariae isolate MD_Pm_ZW linkage group LG10_11, Pm_UMD_F_2, whole genome shotgun sequence genome includes a region encoding these proteins:
- the tubb5 gene encoding tubulin beta-5 chain isoform X1, protein MREIVHIQAGQCGNQIGAKFWEVISDEHGIDPTGTYHGDSDLQLDRISVYYNEATGGKYVPRAILVDLEPGTMDSVRSGPFGQIFRPDNFVFGQSGAGNNWAKGHYTEGAELVDSVLDVVRKESESCDCLQGFQLTHSLGGGTGSGMGTLLISKIREEYPDRIMNTFSVVPSPKVSDTVVEPYNATLSVHQLVENTDETYCIDNEALYDICFRTLKLTTPTYGDLNHLVSATMSGVTTCLRFPGQLNADLRKLAVNMVPFPRLHFFMPGFAPLTSRGSQQYRALTVPELTQQVFDAKNMMAACDPRHGRYLTVAAVFRGRMSMKEVDEQMLNVQNKNSSYFVEWIPNNVKTAVCDIPPRGLKMAVTFIGNSTAIQELFKRISEQFTAMFRRKAFLHWYTGEGMDEMEFTEAESNMNDLVSEYQQYQDATAEEEGEFEEEAEEDA, encoded by the exons TTCTGGGAAGTGATCAGCGATGAGCATGGCATCGATCCCACGGGGACTTACCATGGAGACAGTGACCTGCAGCTGGACAGGATCAGTGTTTACTATAATGAGGCCACAG GAGGTAAATACGTGCCTCGGGCCATTCTGGTGGACTTGGAGCCTGGCACCATGGACTCTGTGAGGTCTGGACCCTTTGGTCAGATCTTCAGACCTGACAATTTCGTGTTCG GTCAGAGTGGTGCTGGAAACAACTGGGCCAAGGGTCACTACACAGAGGGAGCTGAGCTAGTGGACTCAGTCCTGGATGTGGTCCGCAAAGAATCAGAGAGCTGTGACTGCCTGCAGGGCTTCCAGCTCACCCACTCTCTTGGTGGTGGAACTGGATCTGGTATGGGAACCCTGCTCATCAGCAAGATCCGCGAAGAGTACCCAGACCGTATCATGAACACCTTCAGTGTGGTGCCTTCCCCCAAG GTGTCAGACACTGTGGTCGAGCCTTACAACGCCACCCTGTCGGTCCACCAGCTTGTAGAGAACACAGATGAAACCTACTGCATTGATAATGAGGCTCTGTATGACATTTGCTTCCGCACCCTGAAACTAACCACACCCACCTACGGAGACCTTAACCATCTGGTGTCCGCCACTATGAGCGGGGTCACCACCTGCCTCCGCTTCCCTGGCCAGCTCAATGCAGATCTCCGCAAACTGGCCGTCAACATGGTGCCTTTCCCTCGTTTGCACTTCTTCATGCCTGGCTTCGCTCCTCTGACCAGCAGGGGCAGCCAGCAGTACCGCGCCCTCACAGTTCCCGAGCTCACCCAGCAGGTGTTTGATGCCAAGAATATGATGGCCGCGTGCGACCCACGCCACGGCCGCTACCTGACAGTTGCCGCCGTGTTCCGTGGCCGCATGTCCATGAAGGAGGTTGATGAGCAGATGCTCAATGTGCAGAACAAGAACAGCAGCTACTTCGTTGAATGGATCCCCAACAATGTCAAGACCGCAGTCTGCGATATTCCACCCCGTGGCCTCAAGATGGCCGTCACTTTCATCGGCAACAGCACTGCTATCCAGGAGCTGTTCAAGCGCATCTCCGAGCAGTTCACAGCCATGTTCCGCCGTAAGGCCTTCTTGCACTGGTACACAGGTGAAGGTATGGATGAGATGGAGTTCACTGAAGCGGAGAGCAACATGAATGACCTGGTGTCCGAGTACCAGCAGTACCAGGATGCCACTGCGGAGGAAGAGGGTGAATTTGAGGAGGAAGCTGAAGAGGATGCTTAA
- the tubb5 gene encoding tubulin beta-5 chain isoform X2 gives MREIVHIQAGQCGNQIGAKFWEVISDEHGIDPTGTYHGDSDLQLDRISVYYNEATGKYVPRAILVDLEPGTMDSVRSGPFGQIFRPDNFVFGQSGAGNNWAKGHYTEGAELVDSVLDVVRKESESCDCLQGFQLTHSLGGGTGSGMGTLLISKIREEYPDRIMNTFSVVPSPKVSDTVVEPYNATLSVHQLVENTDETYCIDNEALYDICFRTLKLTTPTYGDLNHLVSATMSGVTTCLRFPGQLNADLRKLAVNMVPFPRLHFFMPGFAPLTSRGSQQYRALTVPELTQQVFDAKNMMAACDPRHGRYLTVAAVFRGRMSMKEVDEQMLNVQNKNSSYFVEWIPNNVKTAVCDIPPRGLKMAVTFIGNSTAIQELFKRISEQFTAMFRRKAFLHWYTGEGMDEMEFTEAESNMNDLVSEYQQYQDATAEEEGEFEEEAEEDA, from the exons TTCTGGGAAGTGATCAGCGATGAGCATGGCATCGATCCCACGGGGACTTACCATGGAGACAGTGACCTGCAGCTGGACAGGATCAGTGTTTACTATAATGAGGCCACAG GTAAATACGTGCCTCGGGCCATTCTGGTGGACTTGGAGCCTGGCACCATGGACTCTGTGAGGTCTGGACCCTTTGGTCAGATCTTCAGACCTGACAATTTCGTGTTCG GTCAGAGTGGTGCTGGAAACAACTGGGCCAAGGGTCACTACACAGAGGGAGCTGAGCTAGTGGACTCAGTCCTGGATGTGGTCCGCAAAGAATCAGAGAGCTGTGACTGCCTGCAGGGCTTCCAGCTCACCCACTCTCTTGGTGGTGGAACTGGATCTGGTATGGGAACCCTGCTCATCAGCAAGATCCGCGAAGAGTACCCAGACCGTATCATGAACACCTTCAGTGTGGTGCCTTCCCCCAAG GTGTCAGACACTGTGGTCGAGCCTTACAACGCCACCCTGTCGGTCCACCAGCTTGTAGAGAACACAGATGAAACCTACTGCATTGATAATGAGGCTCTGTATGACATTTGCTTCCGCACCCTGAAACTAACCACACCCACCTACGGAGACCTTAACCATCTGGTGTCCGCCACTATGAGCGGGGTCACCACCTGCCTCCGCTTCCCTGGCCAGCTCAATGCAGATCTCCGCAAACTGGCCGTCAACATGGTGCCTTTCCCTCGTTTGCACTTCTTCATGCCTGGCTTCGCTCCTCTGACCAGCAGGGGCAGCCAGCAGTACCGCGCCCTCACAGTTCCCGAGCTCACCCAGCAGGTGTTTGATGCCAAGAATATGATGGCCGCGTGCGACCCACGCCACGGCCGCTACCTGACAGTTGCCGCCGTGTTCCGTGGCCGCATGTCCATGAAGGAGGTTGATGAGCAGATGCTCAATGTGCAGAACAAGAACAGCAGCTACTTCGTTGAATGGATCCCCAACAATGTCAAGACCGCAGTCTGCGATATTCCACCCCGTGGCCTCAAGATGGCCGTCACTTTCATCGGCAACAGCACTGCTATCCAGGAGCTGTTCAAGCGCATCTCCGAGCAGTTCACAGCCATGTTCCGCCGTAAGGCCTTCTTGCACTGGTACACAGGTGAAGGTATGGATGAGATGGAGTTCACTGAAGCGGAGAGCAACATGAATGACCTGGTGTCCGAGTACCAGCAGTACCAGGATGCCACTGCGGAGGAAGAGGGTGAATTTGAGGAGGAAGCTGAAGAGGATGCTTAA